From Cellulomonas chengniuliangii, the proteins below share one genomic window:
- a CDS encoding TIM-barrel domain-containing protein, whose protein sequence is MPTASSDPVDKLDDAVAPRAQEPVGDPARDGARDPARADPRAVVRGPGYRFTVLTSRLIRMERSEDGVFIDAPTQLVRSRRFDVPQITVAESEDGIDIWTEHLHVRYDRGPFTAAGLSVSMRTRAQSTHRTRWSYGDPARHGDGRPSNLGGTARTLDDVDGAIELEPGLLSVHGFAVVDDSRSLLLTDDGWVAPRPPGAGQDLYFFGYGRDYQDALRDFFALTGPSPLLPRWALGNWWSRFHRYTADEFLALMDRFRAAGIPFSVAVLDMDWHLVDIDPALGSGWTGYTWDRGLFPDPAAFLAELHARNLRVTLNVHPADGVRRHEAAYPDMARELGLDPESGLEIAFDISSREFVEAYLRHLHHPHEEIGVDFWWIDWQSGTSARVPGLDPLWMLNHVHHRDSGRDGRRPITFSRYAGLGSHRYPVGFSGDTVVTWDSLDFQPYFTATASNVGYFWWSHDIGGHLGGVKDDELATRWFQLGVFSPINRLHSTASPFNSKEPWRFGLQAEQVMTRFLRLRHQLVPYLYSAMWAAHTDGVAPIRPMYHDHPWAPEAYESPNQYMFGPDLLVAPITTPADRATHLGRVDAWLPEGAWYDVFTGRRYDGGRRVELHRTLEQMPVLARAGAVLPLAADPMADTGTRPEALVLRILPGADGRTVLVEDDGQGDPRPEDRQLTTFTLRWSEHGPDADGVVRADAVLAIEPPVGPGAGIARTLTLDVVGVDEVRRVGVGGRTLTVADVGLVTDAAHSTIPEARRGDGPAAGQGVLRVRLGTLDLADGVEVHLEGLRHRGPDVHGDVFRLLDEAEIAFDTKSLVMELVERMSGAALVASLHGLDLPGNLYGAILEVVAAAR, encoded by the coding sequence ATGCCGACGGCCTCATCGGACCCTGTGGACAAGCTCGACGACGCCGTGGCCCCGCGGGCCCAGGAGCCGGTCGGCGACCCCGCCCGCGACGGGGCCCGCGACCCGGCCCGGGCGGACCCGCGCGCGGTGGTGCGCGGGCCGGGCTACCGGTTCACGGTGCTCACCAGCCGCCTCATCCGGATGGAGCGCAGCGAGGACGGCGTGTTCATCGACGCCCCCACCCAGCTGGTGCGCTCGCGCCGGTTCGACGTCCCGCAGATCACCGTCGCGGAGTCCGAGGACGGCATCGACATCTGGACCGAGCACCTGCACGTCCGCTACGACCGGGGGCCGTTCACCGCCGCCGGGCTGTCCGTCTCGATGCGGACCCGCGCGCAGAGCACCCACCGCACCCGGTGGAGCTACGGCGACCCGGCGCGGCACGGCGACGGCCGCCCGTCGAACCTGGGCGGCACCGCGCGCACGCTCGACGACGTGGACGGCGCCATCGAGCTCGAGCCCGGCCTGCTGTCCGTGCACGGCTTCGCGGTGGTCGACGACTCGCGCTCGCTGCTGCTGACCGACGACGGCTGGGTCGCCCCCCGGCCGCCGGGCGCCGGGCAGGACCTGTACTTCTTCGGCTACGGCCGCGACTACCAGGACGCGCTGCGCGACTTCTTCGCGCTGACGGGCCCCAGCCCGCTGCTGCCCCGCTGGGCGCTGGGCAACTGGTGGAGCCGGTTCCACCGGTACACGGCCGACGAGTTCCTGGCGTTGATGGACCGCTTCCGGGCGGCCGGCATCCCGTTCTCCGTGGCTGTGCTCGACATGGACTGGCACCTGGTCGACATCGACCCGGCCCTGGGCAGCGGGTGGACCGGCTACACCTGGGACCGCGGGCTCTTCCCGGACCCGGCCGCGTTCCTCGCCGAGCTGCACGCGCGGAACCTGCGCGTCACGCTCAACGTGCACCCGGCCGACGGGGTGCGCCGGCACGAGGCCGCCTACCCGGACATGGCCCGCGAGCTCGGGCTGGACCCCGAGAGCGGGCTCGAGATCGCGTTCGACATCTCCTCCCGGGAGTTCGTCGAGGCGTACCTGCGCCACCTCCACCACCCGCACGAGGAGATCGGCGTCGACTTCTGGTGGATCGACTGGCAGTCCGGAACCAGCGCGCGCGTCCCCGGCCTCGACCCGCTGTGGATGCTCAACCACGTGCACCACCGCGACTCGGGCCGCGACGGTCGCCGCCCCATCACGTTCTCCCGGTACGCGGGGCTGGGCAGCCACCGCTACCCGGTCGGGTTCTCCGGCGACACGGTCGTCACCTGGGACTCCCTGGACTTCCAGCCGTACTTCACCGCGACCGCGTCCAACGTCGGCTACTTCTGGTGGAGCCACGACATCGGCGGGCACCTGGGCGGGGTCAAGGACGACGAGCTCGCGACGCGCTGGTTCCAGCTCGGGGTGTTCTCCCCGATCAACCGGCTGCACTCGACGGCCAGCCCGTTCAACTCCAAGGAGCCGTGGCGGTTCGGGCTGCAGGCCGAGCAGGTGATGACGCGGTTCCTGCGGCTACGGCACCAGCTCGTGCCGTACCTGTACTCCGCGATGTGGGCCGCGCACACCGACGGCGTCGCGCCCATCCGGCCGATGTACCACGACCACCCGTGGGCGCCCGAGGCGTACGAGTCGCCCAACCAGTACATGTTCGGCCCCGACCTGCTGGTCGCGCCGATCACCACCCCGGCCGATCGCGCCACGCACCTGGGCCGGGTCGACGCCTGGCTCCCCGAGGGCGCCTGGTACGACGTGTTCACCGGGCGCCGCTACGACGGCGGGCGTCGGGTCGAGCTGCACCGCACGCTCGAGCAGATGCCGGTGCTGGCCCGGGCGGGCGCCGTGCTGCCCTTGGCCGCCGATCCGATGGCCGACACCGGGACGCGTCCCGAGGCCCTCGTGCTGCGCATCCTGCCGGGGGCCGACGGGCGCACGGTGCTCGTCGAGGATGACGGGCAGGGCGACCCGCGCCCGGAGGACCGGCAGCTCACCACGTTCACGCTGCGCTGGTCGGAGCACGGGCCCGACGCCGACGGCGTGGTGCGCGCCGACGCCGTCCTGGCGATCGAGCCGCCCGTCGGGCCGGGGGCCGGCATCGCGCGGACGCTCACGCTCGACGTGGTCGGCGTCGACGAGGTGCGGCGGGTCGGCGTGGGCGGGCGCACCCTGACGGTCGCCGACGTGGGGCTCGTGACGGACGCCGCGCACAGCACCATCCCCGAGGCCAGGCGGGGCGATGGGCCGGCCGCTGGCCAGGGGGTGCTGCGCGTGCGCCTCGGCACGCTCGACCTGGCCGACGGGGTCGAGGTGCACCTCGAGGGGCTGCGCCACCGCGGGCCGGACGTGCACGGCGACGTCTTCCGGCTCCTGGACGAGGCGGAGATCGCCTTCGACACCAAGTCGCTGGTCATGGAACTCGTCGAGCGGATGTCCGGCGCCGCGCTGGTCGCCTCCCTACACGGGCTCGACCTGCCCGGGAACCTCTACGGCGCCATCCTCGAGGTCGTGGCCGCCGCGCGGTAG
- a CDS encoding SulP family inorganic anion transporter, translated as MDTALREHSSTPAVPEADQTHSVLGALRSGKRLRTEVLGGLVVALALIPEALSFSIIAGVDPRLGIFASFTMAVSIAFLGGRPAMISAATGAVALVVAPVVREHGVDYLIATVILAGVVQVAMGLLGVARLLRFIPRSVMIGFVNALAILVVLSQLPYLRDVPWTVYALVAAGIAIIALLPRLTTAVPAALVAIVLLTVVTVAAGLVVPTVGDQGELPQSLPTLLMPQVPLTVETLRIIAPYALAMALVGLLESLMTAKLVDDVTDTHSNKSREAWGQGAANIITGFFGGMGGCAMIGQTMINVKVSGARTRISTFLAGVFLLALVVGLGDVVGLIPMAALVAVMVMVSVATFDWHSIRPSTLRRMPLSETAVMVTTVAVVVATHNLAIGVIAGVLVATVLFARRVAHLTQVTRTATEDGCAYVVTGALFFASSNDLVYQFDYAGDPDRVVIDLSGAQVWDASTVATLDAITTKYAARGKRVEIIGLDAPSADRHRRLTGNLGAGH; from the coding sequence ATGGACACCGCGCTGCGCGAGCACTCGTCGACCCCCGCCGTCCCGGAGGCGGACCAGACCCACTCCGTGCTGGGCGCGCTGCGATCGGGGAAGCGGCTGCGCACGGAGGTGCTCGGCGGCCTCGTGGTGGCGCTCGCGCTGATCCCGGAGGCGTTGTCCTTCTCGATCATCGCGGGCGTCGACCCGCGGCTCGGCATCTTCGCGTCGTTCACCATGGCCGTGTCGATCGCCTTCCTGGGCGGGCGCCCGGCGATGATCTCGGCCGCCACGGGCGCCGTCGCGCTGGTGGTGGCGCCCGTGGTGCGCGAGCACGGGGTGGACTACCTGATCGCCACGGTGATCCTCGCGGGCGTGGTGCAGGTGGCCATGGGGCTGCTGGGGGTGGCCCGGCTGCTGCGGTTCATCCCCCGCTCGGTGATGATCGGCTTCGTCAACGCGCTGGCCATCCTGGTGGTGCTGTCGCAGCTGCCGTACCTCCGGGACGTCCCGTGGACGGTGTACGCGCTGGTGGCGGCCGGCATCGCGATCATCGCGCTGCTGCCCCGCCTCACCACGGCAGTCCCCGCGGCGCTGGTGGCCATCGTGCTGCTCACCGTGGTCACGGTGGCGGCCGGCCTGGTGGTGCCGACGGTCGGCGATCAGGGCGAGCTGCCGCAGTCGCTGCCCACGCTGCTGATGCCGCAGGTGCCGCTCACCGTCGAGACCCTGCGGATCATCGCGCCGTACGCGTTGGCCATGGCGCTGGTGGGCCTCCTCGAGTCGCTGATGACCGCGAAGTTGGTCGACGACGTCACCGACACCCACTCGAACAAGAGCCGGGAGGCGTGGGGGCAGGGCGCGGCCAACATCATCACGGGGTTCTTCGGCGGCATGGGCGGCTGCGCGATGATCGGCCAGACGATGATCAACGTGAAGGTCTCCGGCGCGCGGACCCGGATCTCCACGTTCCTGGCCGGGGTGTTCCTGCTCGCGCTCGTGGTGGGGCTGGGCGACGTGGTGGGCCTGATCCCGATGGCCGCGCTCGTCGCGGTGATGGTCATGGTCTCCGTGGCGACGTTCGACTGGCACTCGATCCGCCCGTCCACGCTGCGCCGGATGCCGCTCAGCGAGACGGCGGTGATGGTGACGACCGTCGCGGTGGTCGTGGCCACCCACAACCTGGCCATCGGCGTCATCGCCGGGGTGCTGGTCGCGACGGTGCTGTTCGCGCGCCGCGTCGCCCACCTCACCCAGGTGACCCGGACCGCCACCGAGGACGGCTGCGCCTACGTCGTCACGGGGGCGCTGTTCTTCGCGTCCTCGAACGACCTCGTCTACCAGTTCGACTACGCGGGCGACCCGGACCGGGTGGTCATCGACCTGTCCGGGGCGCAGGTCTGGGACGCGTCCACCGTCGCCACCCTCGACGCGATCACCACCAAGTACGCCGCCCGCGGCAAGCGGGTGGAGATCATCGGGCTCGACGCCCCCTCCGCCGACCGGCACCGCCGCCTGACGGGCAACCTCGGCGCCGGCCACTGA
- a CDS encoding glycosyltransferase 87 family protein: MIHTEVPLSTGRRLLRSRAALWTAFVVVHAWVAFAGTALQGRSFFNDVELYRQWMQAGFEQGAWPVLSGDWVYPAGALAPMAVAALVTTTSTWGYQVAWVLLVTALDGLAIAALLRARTADGSPPPVDPVRGAWWWLAFIAGLGPVAVGRLDPIVAPVVVVALLVAARRPRVASALLTAGAWIKVAPGAILLPLVLAVRRPWRDVVLPAALVCAVVAGAVALGGGLEHLTSFLTQQGSRGLQIESVGATPWVLVGLFSPAVSRYLNVELITWEVSAPGTALAADALGALLPLGLAAAVVLLWWAHLRGHPERRWASSEEFVLRGALLVTTLLIVLNKVGSPQFIGWLAPPVAVALSLGLPRWRRAAWWVLGLAVLTQVVYPLRYNDVLLGLPLGTLALVVRNVLLVVLLASTARGLLRTARQPPEPGPFPDAADATNANR; this comes from the coding sequence ATGATCCACACGGAGGTTCCGCTGAGCACCGGCCGTCGTCTGCTGCGCTCCCGTGCGGCGCTGTGGACCGCGTTCGTCGTGGTGCACGCCTGGGTCGCGTTCGCGGGGACCGCGCTGCAAGGGCGCTCGTTCTTCAACGACGTGGAGCTCTACCGGCAGTGGATGCAGGCGGGCTTCGAGCAGGGCGCCTGGCCGGTGCTGTCGGGCGACTGGGTGTACCCGGCCGGCGCGCTCGCTCCCATGGCCGTGGCCGCCCTGGTCACCACGACCAGCACCTGGGGCTATCAGGTGGCCTGGGTGCTCCTGGTCACGGCGCTCGACGGGCTGGCCATCGCGGCGCTGCTGCGGGCCCGCACCGCGGACGGCTCGCCTCCGCCGGTGGACCCGGTGCGCGGAGCCTGGTGGTGGCTGGCGTTCATCGCCGGCCTGGGGCCGGTGGCGGTCGGCCGACTCGACCCGATCGTGGCGCCAGTGGTGGTCGTCGCACTGCTGGTGGCGGCCCGGCGCCCCCGGGTCGCATCGGCGCTGCTGACCGCGGGCGCGTGGATCAAGGTGGCGCCCGGCGCGATCCTGCTGCCGCTGGTCCTGGCGGTGCGACGGCCGTGGCGCGACGTGGTGCTGCCCGCGGCCCTGGTGTGCGCGGTGGTGGCGGGGGCGGTGGCGCTGGGCGGCGGGCTCGAGCACCTGACCAGCTTCCTCACCCAACAGGGCTCCCGTGGCCTGCAGATCGAGTCGGTGGGCGCGACCCCGTGGGTGCTCGTCGGGCTGTTCTCCCCCGCGGTGAGCCGCTACCTCAACGTCGAGCTGATCACCTGGGAGGTCAGCGCCCCCGGGACGGCCCTGGCGGCGGACGCGCTCGGCGCGCTGCTACCGCTCGGGCTGGCCGCGGCGGTCGTCCTGCTGTGGTGGGCCCACCTGCGCGGCCACCCCGAGAGGCGGTGGGCGAGCTCCGAGGAGTTCGTGCTGCGCGGCGCACTGCTCGTGACGACCTTGCTCATCGTGCTCAACAAGGTGGGCTCACCGCAGTTCATCGGGTGGCTCGCGCCGCCCGTCGCCGTGGCGCTCAGTCTGGGACTGCCGCGCTGGCGACGGGCCGCGTGGTGGGTGCTCGGCCTGGCGGTGCTCACCCAGGTCGTGTACCCGCTGCGCTACAACGACGTGCTGCTGGGCCTGCCACTGGGCACGCTCGCGCTGGTGGTGCGCAACGTGCTGCTGGTGGTGCTCCTGGCCAGCACGGCGCGCGGCCTCCTGCGCACGGCCCGTCAGCCGCCCGAGCCGGGACCCTTCCCCGACGCCGCCGACGCGACGAACGCCAACAGGTAG
- a CDS encoding uracil-xanthine permease family protein, producing MSSLGWRVHGDGRTVRPGEVVSPDERLTWPRTIGIGMQHVVAMFGSTFLVPIITGLSPATTLFFSAIGTVLFLVITGNKLPSYLGSSFAFIAPITAATASGGESVALGGVVVTGLLLAAIGLVVHVAGAHWIEKVMPPVVTGSIVALIGLNLAPVAWGTCNQSVVDGEIVETCTSGFRAAPITALVTLFAIILTTVLFRGILGRLAILVGVIIGYAVATLRGEVDFTTVQDASWFGLPRFVTPTFDLAVMGLFVPVVLVLIAENVGHVKSVSAMTGKDLDPLTGRALLADGLATTLAGVGGGSGTTTYAENIGVMAATRIYSTAAYWVAAATALLLSMSPKFGALIATIPAGVLGGATTVLYGMIGILGARIWVQNKVDFSNPVNLTTAAVALIVGIANYTWVAGDITFEGIALGSAAAIGVYHLMNGLARWRGTTQEAASPASVPNGSELEGRASQQ from the coding sequence GTGAGCAGTCTCGGTTGGCGTGTGCACGGCGATGGGCGCACGGTCCGCCCGGGCGAGGTCGTCTCGCCCGACGAGCGACTGACGTGGCCGCGCACCATCGGCATCGGGATGCAGCACGTCGTGGCGATGTTCGGCTCCACGTTCCTGGTGCCGATCATCACGGGCCTGTCGCCCGCGACGACGCTGTTCTTCTCGGCGATCGGCACCGTCCTCTTCCTGGTCATCACAGGCAACAAGCTGCCCAGCTACCTCGGGTCGAGCTTCGCCTTCATCGCGCCCATCACAGCGGCCACCGCCTCCGGCGGGGAGTCCGTGGCGCTCGGCGGGGTGGTCGTCACCGGCCTCCTGCTCGCGGCCATCGGCCTGGTGGTGCACGTCGCGGGGGCGCACTGGATCGAGAAGGTGATGCCGCCGGTGGTCACCGGCTCGATCGTGGCGCTCATCGGGCTCAACCTGGCCCCGGTGGCCTGGGGCACCTGCAACCAGTCCGTGGTGGACGGCGAGATCGTCGAGACCTGCACCAGCGGCTTCCGCGCGGCGCCCATCACGGCGCTGGTCACACTGTTCGCGATCATCCTGACCACGGTGCTGTTCCGCGGAATCCTGGGCCGCCTCGCGATCCTCGTCGGCGTGATCATCGGCTACGCGGTGGCGACGCTGCGCGGCGAGGTCGACTTCACCACCGTGCAGGACGCCTCCTGGTTCGGCCTGCCCAGGTTCGTCACGCCCACGTTCGACCTGGCGGTCATGGGACTCTTCGTGCCCGTGGTGCTCGTCCTCATCGCCGAGAACGTCGGCCACGTGAAGTCGGTCTCCGCGATGACGGGCAAGGACCTCGACCCGCTGACCGGGCGCGCCCTGCTCGCCGACGGCCTCGCGACCACCCTCGCCGGTGTCGGCGGCGGCTCCGGCACCACGACCTACGCCGAGAACATCGGCGTCATGGCCGCCACCCGGATCTACTCGACGGCCGCCTACTGGGTGGCCGCGGCCACGGCGTTGCTGCTGAGCATGTCGCCCAAGTTCGGCGCGCTGATCGCCACGATCCCCGCGGGGGTGCTCGGCGGCGCCACGACCGTGCTCTACGGGATGATCGGCATCCTCGGCGCGCGGATCTGGGTGCAGAACAAGGTCGACTTCTCCAACCCGGTGAACCTCACCACGGCCGCTGTCGCGCTCATCGTCGGCATCGCCAACTACACCTGGGTGGCGGGGGACATCACATTCGAGGGCATCGCGCTCGGCTCCGCCGCCGCGATCGGCGTCTACCACCTGATGAACGGGCTGGCCCGCTGGCGCGGCACCACCCAGGAGGCGGCGAGCCCGGCCTCGGTGCCGAACGGCTCCGAGCTCGAGGGCCGAGCGTCCCAGCAGTAG
- a CDS encoding nucleoside/nucleotide kinase family protein, translating into MTLRLDVPALPGRVGQLAAARPGARVMVGIVGPPGAGKSTVAERLAAQIGRQARVLPMDGFHLAQRELDRLGRADRKGAPDTFDVDGYVSALARVRADTPGTVYAPAFERSIEEPIACALPFGPDVRVVLTEGNYLLHDAGGWEQVRPLLDECWYLDVDDAVRVRRLVDRHVRYGRPEAAARAWVDQVDERNTALVARGRARADALVALD; encoded by the coding sequence GTGACTCTTCGACTCGACGTGCCCGCGCTGCCCGGCAGGGTGGGGCAGTTGGCCGCGGCGCGGCCCGGCGCCCGTGTGATGGTGGGCATCGTGGGCCCGCCGGGCGCGGGCAAGTCCACCGTGGCCGAGCGGCTCGCCGCGCAGATCGGGCGGCAGGCGCGGGTGCTGCCCATGGACGGGTTCCACCTCGCGCAGCGGGAGCTCGACCGGCTGGGCAGGGCCGATCGCAAGGGGGCGCCCGACACGTTCGACGTCGACGGGTACGTCAGCGCGTTGGCCCGGGTGCGCGCGGACACCCCGGGCACGGTGTACGCGCCCGCCTTCGAGCGCTCGATCGAGGAGCCGATCGCGTGCGCGCTGCCGTTCGGCCCGGACGTGCGGGTGGTGCTGACGGAGGGCAATTACCTGCTGCATGACGCGGGTGGCTGGGAGCAGGTGAGGCCGCTGCTCGACGAGTGCTGGTACCTGGACGTGGACGACGCGGTGCGGGTGCGGCGGCTGGTGGACCGGCACGTCCGCTACGGGCGTCCCGAGGCCGCGGCGCGGGCCTGGGTCGACCAGGTCGACGAGCGCAACACGGCGCTGGTCGCGCGCGGAAGGGCCCGGGCGGACGCGCTCGTCGCGCTCGACTGA
- a CDS encoding AfsR/SARP family transcriptional regulator: MASHRVSLLGGFRLIVDGREVDTPATTQRMVAALALRGRSSRGRLAGMLWAGAAEARALASLRTAIWRANQLAPGLIGAAHDCVVLGPDVDVDVTRMVELAHTVMAGPSSGARASGEQRPARSGPVDEPVPYIEGDLLPGWDDAWLAGDRERLRQLRLHVLEARAVQLARCGRFGLALEAALSAVRADPLRESAHRTVIRIHLAEGNVAEAMQAYAECAGVLRRRVGVAPSLQTRQLVAALAGRRPSVTMGT; encoded by the coding sequence ATGGCGAGCCACCGAGTCAGCCTGCTGGGAGGGTTCCGGCTCATAGTGGACGGCAGGGAGGTCGACACGCCCGCGACGACGCAGCGGATGGTCGCGGCGCTCGCGCTGCGGGGGCGCAGCAGCCGCGGACGGCTCGCGGGGATGCTCTGGGCAGGGGCCGCCGAGGCCAGGGCGCTGGCCAGCCTGCGCACCGCGATCTGGCGGGCGAACCAGCTGGCGCCGGGCCTGATCGGCGCGGCCCACGACTGCGTGGTGCTCGGCCCCGACGTGGACGTCGACGTCACCCGGATGGTCGAGCTCGCCCACACGGTCATGGCGGGCCCCTCCAGCGGTGCGAGGGCGTCGGGCGAACAGCGGCCCGCGAGGTCCGGCCCCGTCGACGAGCCCGTGCCGTATATCGAGGGCGACCTGCTGCCCGGGTGGGACGACGCCTGGCTCGCCGGGGACCGGGAGCGGCTGCGCCAGCTCCGGCTGCACGTGCTCGAGGCGCGGGCGGTGCAGCTGGCCCGCTGCGGGCGGTTCGGGCTGGCCCTCGAGGCAGCGCTCAGCGCGGTCCGCGCAGACCCACTGCGGGAGAGCGCGCACCGCACCGTCATCCGCATCCACCTGGCCGAGGGCAACGTGGCCGAGGCGATGCAGGCCTACGCCGAGTGCGCGGGCGTCCTGCGCCGACGGGTGGGCGTGGCTCCGTCGTTGCAGACGCGCCAGCTCGTGGCAGCCCTCGCGGGGCGCCGCCCATCGGTCACCATGGGGACGTGA
- the add gene encoding adenosine deaminase gives MPTDIAPTSAFIAGLPKAELHLHLEGTLEPDLKLALAQRNGIELDQKTVAEVQATYEFNDLASFLAVYYPAMEVLRTEQDFYDLATAYLRRAADQGVRHAEMFFDPQAHTSRGVPFADVVNGYHRATVDARAELGISSSLILCFLRDMSAESAAQTFEEAVPFLDLIVGVGLDSDERDNPPRKFADTFTRARELGLKLTMHCDIDQVGSIEHIRQVIEEIGVDRIDHGTNIVEDPSLVDVVRERGIGLTSCPVSNSFVTSDMKADEIVQLLHDGVKIMINSDDPAYFGAYVAGNYDALVEKAGLSLDDVVRLAKNSFEASWLDDEAKAGYLAEIDAYVARATA, from the coding sequence ATGCCCACCGACATCGCCCCCACCTCGGCGTTCATCGCAGGCCTGCCCAAGGCCGAGCTGCACCTGCACCTCGAGGGCACCCTCGAGCCGGACCTCAAGCTGGCCCTCGCCCAGCGCAACGGCATCGAGCTGGACCAGAAGACCGTCGCCGAGGTCCAGGCCACGTACGAGTTCAACGACCTCGCGAGCTTCCTCGCCGTGTACTACCCGGCGATGGAGGTGCTGCGCACCGAGCAGGACTTCTACGACCTGGCCACCGCGTACCTGCGCCGCGCCGCAGACCAGGGCGTGCGGCACGCCGAGATGTTCTTCGACCCGCAGGCCCACACCTCCCGCGGCGTCCCGTTCGCCGACGTGGTCAACGGCTACCACCGCGCCACGGTCGACGCCCGCGCCGAGCTCGGCATCTCCTCCTCGCTGATCCTCTGCTTCTTGCGCGACATGAGCGCCGAGTCGGCCGCGCAGACCTTCGAGGAGGCCGTCCCGTTCCTCGACCTCATCGTCGGCGTGGGCCTCGACTCCGACGAGCGCGACAACCCGCCGCGCAAGTTCGCCGACACGTTCACCCGCGCCCGCGAGCTGGGCCTCAAGCTGACGATGCACTGCGACATCGACCAGGTCGGCTCGATCGAGCACATCCGCCAGGTCATCGAGGAGATCGGCGTCGACCGCATCGACCACGGGACCAACATCGTCGAGGACCCGTCCCTGGTGGACGTCGTGCGCGAGCGCGGCATCGGGCTCACCTCGTGCCCCGTGTCGAACAGCTTCGTCACCAGCGACATGAAGGCTGACGAGATCGTCCAGCTGCTGCACGACGGCGTGAAGATCATGATCAACTCCGACGACCCCGCGTACTTCGGCGCTTACGTCGCCGGGAACTACGACGCGCTCGTGGAGAAGGCCGGGCTGAGCCTCGACGACGTGGTGCGCCTCGCGAAGAACTCGTTCGAGGCCTCGTGGCTCGACGACGAGGCGAAGGCCGGCTACCTCGCCGAGATCGACGCGTACGTGGCCCGCGCGACCGCCTGA
- a CDS encoding LytR C-terminal domain-containing protein, with product MSTEPDPDRARDLRRRRMHERQAGIFGLLLAGLAVAGIGSAAVYSGAVDLPFLAREFSTATPTKGLGSIVPCPPSGAMPVAAGAVTVNVYNGSTAGGLAQSTATELGERGFVVGNITNATLRLGDASRLSFGASGVAAAYTVAAHLENPVMVLDDRQDATVDLIVGERFNSLLAPDEVVLDPAAELVGVVGCRPIDEVAPVPAPSVEPTSDPAAEDGAGEEAPVEGEVVVEGG from the coding sequence ATGAGCACCGAACCCGATCCCGATCGCGCCCGCGACCTGCGCCGGCGCCGCATGCACGAGCGCCAGGCGGGGATCTTCGGCCTGCTCCTGGCAGGGCTCGCCGTGGCGGGCATCGGCTCCGCCGCCGTGTACTCGGGTGCTGTGGACCTGCCGTTCCTGGCCCGTGAGTTCAGCACCGCGACACCCACGAAGGGCCTCGGCTCGATCGTGCCGTGCCCGCCCTCCGGGGCCATGCCCGTGGCCGCCGGCGCGGTGACCGTGAACGTCTACAACGGCTCGACCGCCGGCGGGCTGGCCCAGAGCACCGCGACGGAGCTCGGCGAGCGAGGCTTCGTGGTCGGCAACATCACGAACGCCACGCTCCGGCTGGGCGACGCGTCCCGGTTGTCCTTCGGCGCCTCGGGCGTTGCGGCCGCGTACACCGTCGCCGCTCACCTGGAGAACCCGGTGATGGTGCTTGACGACCGCCAGGACGCCACCGTCGACCTGATCGTCGGTGAGCGCTTCAACTCGCTGCTCGCGCCCGACGAGGTCGTCCTCGACCCCGCGGCGGAGCTGGTCGGCGTCGTGGGCTGCCGGCCCATCGACGAGGTCGCCCCCGTGCCGGCGCCCTCCGTCGAGCCGACGTCCGACCCTGCGGCCGAGGACGGCGCCGGCGAAGAGGCGCCCGTCGAGGGCGAGGTCGTGGTCGAGGGCGGGTAG